One window from the genome of Eucalyptus grandis isolate ANBG69807.140 chromosome 7, ASM1654582v1, whole genome shotgun sequence encodes:
- the LOC104452851 gene encoding accelerated cell death 11, producing MAEPGNDDKPVRKIAQSFKELAAAVNSQTADVEVAPFSHACSLVFPLLGCLGIAFKFAEMDFVPKVRDLADASKSIKTLPALLDHDMERNCVRKAGSHSRNLLRVNRGLDVVRVIFEQILESEGDSFKDIVSKAYAQVLAPHHGWAIRKAVAAGLYALPTRAQLLKKIKEDENSSKIHLRDYIVASETVILYINGLFLSRDLGIEW from the exons ATGGCCGAGCCAGGCAACGACGACAAGCCAGTGAGGAAGATTGCCCAGTCGTTCAAGGAGCTCGCAGCGGCCGTGAACTCCCAGACGGCGGACGTCGAGGTCGCGCCTTTCTCTCACGCCTGCTCTCTTGTGTTCCCTCTCCTCGGCTGCCTCGGCATCGCTTTCAAGTTTGCGGAGATGGACTTCGTCCCCAAG GTTCGTGATCTGGCAGACGCATCCAAGTCAATCAAGACCTTGCCGGCTTTGCTGGATCACGATATGGAAAGGAACTGTGTCAGGAAAGCAGGTAGCCATTCGAGAAATCTGCTGAGGGTGAATCGTGGCCTGGACGTGGTCAGGGTAATCTTCGAACAGATTCTTGAATCAGA GGGGGATTCCTTCAAGGATATAGTCTCCAAGGCTTACGCGCAGGTTCTTGCTCCTCACCATGGGTGGGCTATTAGGAAAGCTGTAGCTGCTGGGTTGTATGCCCTTCCCACAAGGGCACAGttattgaagaaaatcaaagaggatG AGAACTCGTCGAAGATTCATTTGCGGGATTACATCGTTGCTTCAGAGACTGTCATTCTTTACATCAACGGACTCTTCCTTTCTAGAGACCTAGGCATTGAATGGTAA
- the LOC104452850 gene encoding disease resistance protein At4g27190, whose product MSIDPAITIAWDVLKCVVAPIKRQFGYVMSSKSYARDLQKQVGKLAYEAERVHNAVEVARSNLRNVYSQVMEWQACAEKSLKDAQDLLGVIEKASKTCCYGTIPDPSSRYQFSRKAKEKIEIIRQLAREGSEFKDISFSDPAPGNVVAPTLAGGAGKDVVQLTAAMASTSSASMLIKLKDDGVFESRASMIRKIMDALADNCYSVVGVHGMGGVGKSTLLVDAERCIREEKSFDLVAKADVSENPDIKRIQEEIAHALGLSDVKNEEYVSLRANLLHRRLEDEERKKKKVLIILDNLWEGLDLKSVGIPCRHDNRVLGCKLLLTSRDRDVLRREMACDRDFLLGGLKEEEARRLFERMVGDKVHDDVFKPLVDEALHKCAGLPFLILAMAKRFKDADIFEWSDTLKQIEMCKNEGIGEVINKMLQLSYDHLKGDEVKSLLQLCVVYGISKPSLNNLVRYAIGLGLFGEYNRLEDARNRLRSLIRTLQASSLLLDNGDADSFKIHDLVRQFVSSVASRDHPLLVLKDKHKSVTKLSKDTLKSCKAICFPYVDMKELPQELDCPELHIFLLFTNNKSLNVPNSYFDSMRKVMVLNLTGIRLTLSPSLFQFLENLHTLCLDGCLLEDVAILGKLKGLEILSFVNSKIQRLPKEMGQLAKLRLLDLNCSLLEIIEPDVLGSLIKLEELYMENSFHQWNAMEQTPPTNASLIELNNMTNLYTLHVSIPDPSVLPEDLNLEKLTRYRIQIGNAWRWPSENKGSRTLELKLNPVSEVLRKGCIQSILGKTNNLFLDGLNGIEQSICRLSLKCFPKLKHLHIQNSSSVHYILGWPCIPTFKTLESLHLQNLINLEKLCHNYISSKSFSTLKVVRVINCDKMEVLFPLSSMSELPQLEEISVFECYLMREIVEADKCGKIELRNLHELKLRDLPNIKNFSIAKIAPSNSTSDDQVGTRVAFFNGQQVTFPCLENLDISGMDNIEMIWDNQVTEDSFHDLESLSVHECSKLKCVWDKKLYCQDKFQCLRSVSISRCESLTSLFPTSVAKDLIHLEELKIDKSGIVKLIEKEGSEELTINVEAVQGPSHNLKVILPISKYFGHLKTLDVSYCDGLSNMFPPIIAENLVELTKLRISNCKMLTEVISDEGGKEGHVVAFNQLKYMELNGLIGLRCFSSAKYTLMFPLLEDVIVIGCFNMKFFSRDQ is encoded by the exons atgtctATTGATCCTGCCATAACTATTGCGTGGGATGTTTTGAAGTGCGTAGTGGCTCCCATCAAGCGTCAATTCGGATACGTCATGTCCTCTAAGAGCTATGCCCGGGATCTTCAGAAGCAAGTTGGGAAGCTGGCGTATGAGGCTGAGAGGGTTCACAATGCCGTGGAAGTGGCCAGAAGCAATCTTCGGAATGTATACAGTCAGGTCATGGAGTGGCAGGCATGTGCTGAGAAGTCCTTGAAGGATGCGCAAGATCTGTTGGGCGTCATCGAAAAAGCGAGCAAGACTTGCTGCTACGGGACTATTCCTGACCCTAGTAGTCGCTATCAGTTTAGCAGGAAGGCCAAGGAAAAGATTGAGATCATTCGGCAACTCGCTCGAGAAGGCAGTGAATTCAAGGACATCTCCTTCAGCGATCCTGCTCCAGGGAATGTCGTTGCTCCGACTCTAGCTGGGGGAGCAGGCAAAGATGTGGTCCAGTTGACCGCCGCGATGGCCTCCACTTCTTCTGCCTCGATGTTAATTAAGCTAAAGGATGATGGCGTCTTCGAATCCAGAGCTTCGATGATACGGAAGATCATGGATGCTCTGGCCGACAACTGCTATAGTGTGGTTGGGGTTCACGGGATGGGCGGGGTCGGCAAGTCCACCCTTTTGGTTGATGCCGAAAGGTGCATACGGGAAGAGAAGTCATTTGATCTGGTTGCTAAGGCTGATGTGTCGGAAAATCCGGACATCAAAAGGATTCAAGAAGAGATTGCGCACGCGTTGGGCCTTAGTGACGTGAAGAACGAAGAGTATGTTAGCCTGCGAGCTAATCTTCTACACAGGAGGTTGGAAGAtgaggagaggaagaaaaagaaggtccTCATAATACTGGACAACCTATGGGAGGGGCTCGACTTGAAATCAGTCGGCATTCCTTGCAGACATGACAACAGAGTTTTAGGATGCAAGTTACTGTTGACATCGAGAGATAGAGATGTTTTGCGAAGGGAAATGGCCTGCGACAGGGACTTCCTCCTTGGTGGGCTGAAGGAGGAAGAAGCGAGAAGATTGTTTGAGAGAATGGTGGGAGACAAAGTACATGATGATGTGTTCAAACCCTTGGTAGATGAAGCACTCCACAAATGTGCAGGTTTGCCTTTCTTAATTCTTGCAATGGCCAAACGTTTTAAAGACGCTGATATATTTGAATGGAGTGATACTCTGAAGCAAATCGAGATGTGTAAGAATGAAGGAATTGGTGAGGTGATAAATAAGATGTTGCAATTGagttatgatcatttgaaaGGCGATGAGGTGAAGTCATTGTTGCAACTTTGTGTTGTCTATGGCATCTCTAAGCCCTCTCTTAATAACTTGGTGAGGTACGCAATAGGTTTGGGGTTATTTGGAGAATATAATCGCTTGGAGGATGCTAGAAATAGGTTAAGATCACTAATTCGTACTCTTCAAGCTTCCTCCCTTTTGTTGGACAATGGAGACGCCGATAGTTTCAAGATACATGACTTGGTTCGTCAGTTTGTTTCCTCGGTTGCTTCAAGGGATCACCCTCTTCTTGTGTTGAAAGATAAACATAAGTCAGTAACTAAGTTATCGAAGGACACGCTCAAAAGTTGTAAGGCTATATGCTTTCCCTATGTTGACATGAAAGAGCTTCCTCAAGAATTAGATTGCCCTGAACTGCACATCTTTTTATTGTTCACAAACAATAAATCTCTTAATGTCCCAAATTCATATTTCGATTCTATGAGAAAAGTCATGGTCTTAAATCTTACTGGGATACGTCTCACTCTTTCACCTTCCCTATTTCAGTTCTTGGAGAACTTACACACTTTATGTCTTGATGGTTGTTTGTTAGAGGATGTAGCCATTCTTGGCAAGCTAAAAGGACTAGAAATTCTCAGCTTTGTGAACTCCAAAATTCAGCGATTGCCAAAAGAGATGGGGCAATTGGCAAAGCTGAGGTTGTTAGACCTGAATTGTTCCCTACTTGAGATAATTGAACCAGATGTGCTTGGAAGCTTGATCAAATTGGAGGAGCTATATATGGAGAATAGCTTTCATCAATGGAATGCCATGGAGCAAACTCCACCAACTAATGCCAGTCTAATTGAGTTGAATAATATGACGAATCTCTACACTTTGCATGTATCCATTCCTGATCCGAGTGTGCTTCCAGAGGATTTAAACCTCGAGAAATTAACGAGGTATCGAATCCAAATAGGTAATGCATGGCGCTGGCCAAGCGAGAATAAAGGATCGAGGACATTGGAGCTCAAGTTGAATCCAGTAAGCGAAGTTCTTCGAAAAGGATGTATACAATCTATCTTAGGCAAAACCAATAATCTGTTTTTGGACGGGTTGAATGGAATTGAGCAAAGTATTTGCAGATTATCcctgaaatgttttccaaaattaaagcaTCTACACATCCAGAATAGTTCCTCCGTCCATTACATCCTTGGATGGCCTTGCATTCCCACTTTTAAGACGTTAGAGTCATTACAtctccaaaatctcatcaacttgGAGAAGCTATGCCACAACTATATCTCCTCGAAGTCCTTCAGCACACTAAAAGTAGTACGCGTCATAAATTGTGATAAGATGGAagttttgtttcctctttcatcAATGAGCGAACTTCCACAGCTAGAAGAGATTAGTGTTTTCGAGTGCTATTTAATGCGGGAGATTGTAGAAGCTGATAAGTGTGGCAAAATTGAGTTGCGTAATTTGCATGAGTTGAAATTGCGTGACTTGCCAAATATAAAAAACTTTTCCATTGCCAAGATAGCTCCTTCGAATAGTACATCAGACGACCAAGTTGGCACTCGAGTTGCATTCTTCAACGGGCAACAG GTTACATTTCCTTGCTTGGAGAATTTAGATATCAGTGGGATGGATAACATTGAGATGATATGGGACAATCAAGTTACTGAGGATTCTTTCCACGATCTAGAATCGCTTTCTGTGCATGAATGCAGTAAGCTGAAGTGTGTATGGGATAAGAAACTCTACTGTCAAGACAAATTTCAGTGTCTACGTTCTGTTAGCATTTCCAGATGTGAGAGTCTCACCTCTCTATTTCCCACCTCAGTAGCCAAAGATCTAATCCACCTTGAGGAGCTAAAGATTGATAAGAGTGGCATTGTGAAACTCATCGAGAAGGAAGGATCAGAAGAGCTGACTATCAATGTGGAAGCTGTACAAGGCCCAAGTCATAACCTAAAAGTAATATTAcccatttcaaaatattttggacaTCTGAAAACTCTAGATGTGTCGTATTGTGATGGGTTGTCAAATATGTTTCCTCCTATAATAGCTGAAAATTTGGTGGAACTCACAAAATTGAGGATAAGTAATTGTAAAATGTTGACAGAAGTCATTAGTGATGAGGGAGGTAAGGAGGGGCATGTAGTGGCTTTTAATCAATTAAAGTATATGGAGCTTAATGGGTTGATAGGGTTGAGGTGCTTTAGCTCAGCTAAATACACTTTGATGTTCCCTCTCTTGGAAGATGTCATTGTGATTGGATGTTTTAACATGAAGTTCTTCTCTAGGGACCAATAG
- the LOC120295905 gene encoding phospho-2-dehydro-3-deoxyheptonate aldolase 2, chloroplastic-like: MAFVTTPSSLSSTPLLRHRHRRPLPAARPISAVHATDPPPLSSSSAAAAKWNIESWKTKNALQLSEYPDPDALGSVLRTLESFPPVVFVGEARSLEERLGQAAMGDAFLLQGGDCAESFKEFNVNNIRDTFRVILQMSVVLMFGGQMPVIKVWFGSR; encoded by the coding sequence ATGGCTTTCGTCACCACcccgtcctctctctcctccacgcccctcctccgccaccgccaccgccgcccccTCCCCGCCGCGCGGCCCATCTCGGCCGTCCACGCGACGGACCCGCCTCCGCTCTCTTCGTCCTCGGCCGCCGCCGCGAAATGGAACATCGAGAGCTGGAAGACCAAGAACGCCCTCCAGCTGTCCGAGTACCCGGACCCGGACGCGCTCGGGTCCGTGCTCCGGACCCTCGAGTCGTTCCCGCCCGTCGTGTTCGTCGGGGAGGCGCGGAGCCTGGAGGAGAGGCTCGGCCAGGCCGCCATGGGGGACGCCTTCTTGCTCCAGGGCGGCGACTGCGCCGAGAGCTTCAAGGAGTTCAACGTCAACAACATCCGCGACACCTTCCGGGTGATCCTCCAGATGAGCGTCGTGCTCATGTTCGGCGGCCAGATGCCCGTTATTAAGGTCTGGTTCGGAAGCCGGTGA